The genomic window CACACAACTAACACTAGTTACAAATTGGCAACGGTCTCTTGCTCCAACTAAacagcacagtgtcccaaataaatggctgccccaattaactggaatctactgcaTTTGGAAAGGAACATTCTGGTGCATTTACAGGTAAAAGAAAGAAGGACATGTATTTATATAACAACTTTTGTTAGTTCAGGGCATCTAGTGTTTTATTTTGTACCTattaaagtattctaaaggataataggcatccgttagtcttgagagaccatggatttgcgccttggaaagtttccagggctcaggcctgggcagggttgtatgggagaccggcaggtGCCCATGCTGGAAGTCTCCCCTTTCCGCGCAACcggtgttgtccaagggaagggcaagggaagtcgcagagcaatgtgtgtttaagtgccttgctcaaggacacacgctgccttagctgaggctcgaactagcggcCTTCAGGTCACTAGACCAACACCCTAACCACTTGTATTTCAATGTACTCCAAAGAGGCCTTTTCATCCAGTTCAGTCTCTAGCTTACAGACCAGTTGCTCTCCAGTTTTCTCTGTGTACTGTTCTCCCCATACTCTCATCAACTCTGCAGATTCTACCTCTAACCTACACAGCCAGGGGCAATTTACCATGTCCTTGTTCACCTCCCAACCtttgatgtgagaggaaaccagagcacctggggtgACCTTTGGGAGCGTGGAGTGTGCACACACACTGCACCAGATGCCAGGATTGAAGCTGAGATGCTCGAGCGGTGGCAGCAGCTCTGTGAGCTGTGCCTCTGCCGCAAATCACACGTGAAAATTATTGTGCCAGTTCTGCAGCCTTGCTTTGAGAAAGTCCTGGACACTGGGGCTGGCTGTCCTGTGCCCTGAAATAAGAACAGTGTTTTATATGCCGGTGAAGGCAGGTGTTTAGTTCCACACTGACGTGGTGGGCTGAAAGGTGTGTGTCATTCTATGACCCTACAGCCTCTTTCATGGTAATAGAGAGATGCAGCACGAACAGATATCTCCGTCCCATGCCTCATTGACTATCAAGCACCTATTTATACcaattccaaagttcaaagtatgtatatgttatacagccctgagattcgtcttcttgtaggcagccacaaaacaaagaatcccAAAAGAACCCACTTTAAAAAAGAGACTGTCAAACACTCAgtgtgccggggggggggggggggggggtgcgggggggAGGGtagcaaatcatgcaaacaataaacccAAACAAATAGCATTCTAAACTGAAGCCCACAAAGAGCTTCTGCCCACAGATAATTAGTTTACACAGAGCCCAATAAACCTCTTGGAGCAGTGAGCCTCAGACCCCATCTTcccgaccttttcaatctggcctggcacattaatcatccaaacattgggttcagttGTTAAAAtatgctctggggcctggaccccgcCTCCCTAGTACCCGAGCTTATTCTCCCCATATTACTGTAAAATCcctgacctccccccccccccaacctccatGCCCCATTCCTCAGGTTCTGCCATTCACTTTCACTAGGGGCATCTTACAGtgtccaattcacctaccaagcCAACATCTTTGCCCATCACAAGGAGAACGTGCAAGTTCCACACAaccagcaccagaggtcaggctTGAAGTGGGTCTCTGAAGGTGTGAGGTATTTCATGGAAGGTTACATTTCTAACCGTGTAGGATGTTGTGCTTACGTTactgggggaggggagggcaACTTGGAGTTCTGGGAAAGACTGTTACCTAAGGACCAATAACTGACACAACAATGAGCAAATTTTGATTACTTTGCAAAATTCAGCAGTGTTGTATCTGCAAATAAGCATTCTATTTTCACTTAATTTTCAAATTACTAAGGTATCTTTGTTGGTTATAAATCTTGATTCCTGTAATGTTTGAGCAGAAGGTAACAAATCACGCACAGTTGGTGATCTGATGTGCAAGGAATTTAACTCTTAAATTAAGCTATTTGGTGGTCTTGCATGGTTAGAGGTGAGTGGGATTTGATAGAGAGAAAAGAGAGGGTAAGTAGAGgggctttgtcaaagaccttggaACGGTTACTTAGCCCTAGTCTTTTGcaatttaattatttttctcaTTTGCTGTTCAGAGACTCTATCTGTGTGTTGAATGTCCACTACAGTATAAGCATTTATACGTGTTAACTTGTATATTCAGAAGGGTTTAATAAGTGCACAAGTTCTTATTAACAAGGACCTAACTCCTAATTGTGATTGGGattcatttattattgtcacatttactgaCAAACCATGAAAAACTTGTCTTTCATGCCGTTCATATAGGTCAGTTCATTACACGGTGCATTGAGATAGAATGAGGTaaaaatgcagagtaacaaatagCTGCTAGTGAGAAAAACCAAGCCctaaaaatataattaaaatgtgCAATAAGTCAGGTTTCAACCTTTGAAAGATAAAGCTTTACATCCCTCTTGGATGGCCTTTCATCATtataattatttaaaaatgtggtTTTTAGGATAATATTAAAACCAATAGAATATGGAGAGATGAAAATATACATATTTCCACTTAACATTAGAATGTAAAATCAGGAAACATGTTCACTGGTGGTACGTTTGGAATACTCTTCCTTATACTGTTGTATACAGATCGTTGATTGTTAATTTTTAAGCTATTCTTATTGATCAAGGGTACTAAGGAGTCCTATAACAGACCAGTCACAATCTGACTGAATAAACTTGAGTACTTAAGTGACTTACTCTTGTTCTTCTGAGGGACTATTTGTTTTGAGCCTTTATAAATTCTGCTGTTTCATATTTTTCCTCTGGTCCTGTCTTTGTTCCTTTGATCACTCTTTCAAAGAAGTTTTGGATTTCTTTAATCATTGCTTTTCTGCCTGAAGATTTGTAAAGGTAAGTTTCCTCTTAACATTACACAATAGCTAATGCAATAAGAGATGGCTGATCCCAGCAGACTGAACTAGCATCCTCTAGAAAAAGTGAAATCTGATAGGTTAATGCTGTGATGTTAATTTTTCTTTAACTCCTAGGAATGTGCAACCCTAGAAATTACAGTGACACACCACCCACATCAAAGAGTACTGTAGAGGAGCTACACGAACCCATCCCGTCTCTCTTCCGTGCTCTGACAGAAGGTGAAACTCACCTGCATTGGAACATCGTCTCATTCCCTGTCTCAGAAGAGCTCACTTATCACGAGAACCTAGTCTCCTTCTTGGAAAGCCTGGACATTTCTCCACTTCAGAATATATCACTGCCTGTAAACAGTCCCCATGTAGAGGTTGTGACTGAGAAAGGTAACAATACCATCTGTTGTTTGGTTGTGTTGAGCTAGATAACTCTTTCCTTTTGTCTTGTCAGAACAGGTTGTTTCTGCTTGTCCGCCTGTGATTCTGGCACAGCTTCCTTTTCATTCACAAAGACTGGCCTGCTGACATGGTCTATAGCTTTGCTATTAGTAACACACAAAGAAGCACTAGCTGACTATGACTGTTACATTGGCTCATCTGATATTAACctgtcagagatattcctttTATTCTACTCATCCTTGCCACATCTTCTCTGCCACTGAAGGCTCTATTGTACTCACACCCAGTTCTGATGGAGGATCTCAAACCAGaactgttaactctgtttctccttccacataTGCTGGCTGActggctgagtgtttccagctatttttggtaaatttgtttattactgtcacatgtaccaggGTATAGTAAAAAACGTGCCTTGCATATCGTtcatactgctcaattcattacAATAATGCTTTGAGATAGTGCAAAGTAAAACACTGACAGAGGTTTCTTAGCTGTGGcgtcaatgtgattggaccagaaCAGGTTATTAGTGATGGCCATTCCTAGGAACATGAAACTCTCAACCCTCTTAAATTCAGCACCTTTGATGTAAACATGAGCATGTGTACCAGCTGCTAGCCTTTTTGCTATTAAAATCTTTCCTGTCAGTTGATGTAAAACAAGAGTGGTTGAATTACTTCAGTTCCTTTGCCATAAGCAATTGGAGCAAAGGTTGTAAAGCCTGTTCTGAAGTGTGACACACTTTGGCTCCGTCACAATGTATGACCGAGACTCTTTGCTTAAGGTGTTTGTTTGATGAGGCGGCTAGGTGGAGGCTAGAGCTGGAGAATAGTGGTTTGGCAAGAATTTTACAATGGCAAACTTAAATACagaaactttaatatgtatagtGCAGTTAATTGAAAAGTTACAGAAAATGCTGTAATAGAAGTTGCAACACCTGTCtttcacctcttcccttttcACCATCAGGGACTAACAGGCTGTCCAGCttccagtccctctctccctacctactcttccttcatctcaCAGCCCCCTCCATTCGGCACTACATGTTGTGTGAAATATTTATAATGCTTGTTTACAATGCTCAATAAAACTATACCAATAAAACCTATTCCAATTCCAGAGTTCATTGCCTCTTAAAAGATAAACTGATGGGTCAATTATGTTGCAAGCATTTAAATTAGTTTTGGATTAGTAAAACAATAGCAAATTAATGCTTTTGGAATTAATGCTTACTTTAATTTCCCATTCAATGTAGCTGATCCCTTGTACAGGTGACCCCTGCATTATTGTCATACagacttcaatattcactatggaaattGTGGCTATGGATTAAAAATTCACTCTGATGAAATTTATTtaaaagaataaaaagtaaataatttCAACTTTTTCTCCAACTTGCGCCTTTTGCCAGATGCAGGTGATGTGGCTTTGCACAATGCAAGCATCACCTCTATTGTGAGAAGTGCAATAAGAAGCTTTTCCCCATGGAGAAGGGCATTGGTTTATGCTAAGGGGAAAGAGATTGAAGGGGATCTGGGAAAGAACAGCATCCCATCTTCTTTTCATCACTGCTTTATCTGTCTGTGCTGCTTTCATTATGGATCTTTGTATTTGTACATCAGTGTCTCATTGGTCTTCCTATAAAGTCCTACTATTGGTTGTGAATGTCCCACCctttttaaccccccccccaaatgcatcacttcacaattatcaggattaaattccatctaccactagGAAATCTAAAGCCTTTGTCTTCAGTTCCCTATTGTCTCAGCAACTCAGTGGAATTCTGGTGTCCTGGCTGACACTGAGTTCAGCTTCTGATCTCACGCCCATGCTAAGACCACTAAGTTTCAGAATGAGATTTATTTTCATTGACTTGgataatgtgaaatttgttccaCTACATTGCCTCGTCTGATTTGTTAAAAGCCTTGTTTATATTGTTAATTACTTTAGTGATACCACTGACCATCATCTCGCTCTACATCCTTGCTAAGCTGAGCTGGACAGAACTTCTGCTGCTCAATTTCTATTAACCATGCATCTGTCGacctttatttatctcttttgcTGATGTTTCCTATTTTTTTCAATTATTATTCTCACTTTCAGATTCCTGCACAGCCTTGCCCGATCCTATCTGAAATACGTAATAGCCTATATATCTAAGATCTCTACTTTTTTAGTTCTGGATCTCCAGCTCATTCCCAGTCTAATTTCTCTCCTTATTACTCAAAAACTACTTCTCCTTTAAATGCATCTTAAAATCTACCTTTTTGAGCAAGTTTTTTCACATCTCTTTGACTATTTCTATCCCAGTATCAAGTTTTGTGTGCTAACATTTGTATGAAGCATCTTTTAGATGTTCTGTTTTGTCAGAGTaatgtttttaaaattttactgacttaaaaaaaatattttgcagAGCCTCAGTGCACCGTGGTCTACTTCAATGACTGCATGTCAATCCACCAATGTAAAAATTCATGCGAGTCCATGGGTGCCTCGAAGTACAGATGGTTTCACAATGCCTGCTGTGAATGTATAGGCCCAGACTGCATTGATTATGGCAACAAAGTGGTCAAATGCATGAACTGCACCTTTTGAAGACAGAACTGTAATGTGAAGGTAGCATGTAATCTCTGTAGAGCTAACAATATTGACTGTCTTTTCATGTGAAGTTTAGAGTTTtgctatttttttttattgaagttctgcACTTCATGCTTAAGAATGTATTACAGAAGTTGGAACTTTGAAGTGACGTGAGAGTTGAAACTGCGGCTTTTTTTATATGGTGTAATTTACTGCTGATgtgtaatttaaaaaaagcatTCCTTTAAAATCATACTGACATGTGGATATATGGAATAAATCAATTGTATCTTCTGTTTTTTAATTGATGTACTCCTGCACCTGCTTACATAGTTTTATGAATAAACTATTCTTGTCGGAGTGACGAAGGTGTTTAAGAGTTAGTTTGACTTTTCACTCTCACTTATGTAAGTAGCACTTCTACAATAAAAATGAATCAAAAGATCTACCTGTAGATCAGGACGGAAATGATCAGGTGGAAATATACATATTGCATTGAGTATTCGGTTAGCTTGGGCAACCCAGGTTGCTTTCTTAGTAATTGTGGGAAAAACTAAGTGGTTTGTATGAAACCAGTGAAGGCGTTTCAGTCCCCTGATTGAATTCTGATGTCTGTTTAAAACTACTTCACCCTTACTCCCCTGAGCAGTCTAATAAGGAGCAGAATGCCAGGCCAGTTCTTGTTACAGAGTTACACTGACATATAAAAAACTGTTTATTTCATCATGCCAAAATACTTTACATCATCGCTGAGTTCCTCCCTGTGCTCTGAGCCAATAGCAGTCTTGATTTGGAACTCCTGTATAATCTCATGAAAATAATTAGACATACTCAGTGACTTGCAGAAATGTTTGAAATACAGATGAGGTGGAAGTctcaagtctgctccattattcagTTAAATCAGAGCCAAGATGCATCTCAACTCCACTTATCGACCCTTATTTACCCTCACTGTCTGAAAGCGCTTTacttccttcccccctccccctccattcaGCCCACATGGTTCCTATATTAATGGCTTGAGTGACTAATATGAGCTTGGCTGAGTTAGGAGCACTTGCACCTGGGTACACAGGTACTAACTTGTCTCAAGCTGGTTTCAATTACACCAGTGTGGTGTCCTGCCTCCATGACTGCCATTCAGTTGCACTTGTAGTCACAGGTGAAATGCTGTGAGAGGTttgtgatgaaacacatcaattatgtgttggcgcgtggcctggtgggcaaggcatcagactagtaacctgaaggtcactggttcaagcctcagctgaggcagcgtgtttgtgtccttgagcaaggcacttaatcacactttgctctgcgacgtcaccggtgccaagctgcttgggtcctagtgcccttcccttggacaacatcggtggcgtggagagaggAAGGCCTGCATtggctacagctcagcattcaatactatcatcccctcaaaactaaccaataatCTTCCAGACCTAAACCTCAacatctccttgtgcaattgtgtcctcgatttcctcacttgcaaactcCAGTCAATTCGGATTGGcagcagcatctcctccacaatttctatCAGGACCGGTGCACCACCACTGTCATTGggcaaatcaaaagtggtgacgaaTTAGCACATAGGGTGATTGAAAATcttgctgagtggtgccacaacaacaacctctcactcagtgtcagcaaaaccaaggagatggttattgacttcaggaggaggaaaccgaaGATCCATGAGTGAGTCCTCATCGGGATCTgaggtggagcaggtcagaaatttaacatttcagaggatttgtcctgggtccaACACGTAAGTGCACTTTCATAGAAgtctgcgaagattcagcatgtcgtcTAAAACTCCTgacaaaaatttctatagatgtgtggtggaggatGTGTTGGCtggctgcctggtatggaaacaccaatgccctcaaatggaaaagcctacaaaaagtagtggatatggcccagtccatcatatgTAAAGTCTACAGAATGCAGTGGATACAGCACAGcccatcacaggtgaagccctccccaccactgagcacatctgcatggagtgCTGAGGCAGGacagcagcatccgtcatcaaggaaCACATCATTCAGGCATGCTCTctcatgctgctgccatcaagaaggaggtacaggcgcctcaagactcacaccaccaggttcaggaacagttattgctcctcagtcatcaggctcttgaaccagagaggataacttcactcgccccatctcttgaactgttccctcaaccaatggactcactttcaaggactcttcatctcaagttctcaatatttattgcttacttatatataattattattgttatttcttttgtttttctttctgtatttgccttTGTACATTGGTTATATGTCTGTCCAGTTGGGTGAggcttttta from Hypanus sabinus isolate sHypSab1 chromosome 1, sHypSab1.hap1, whole genome shotgun sequence includes these protein-coding regions:
- the twsg1a gene encoding twisted gastrulation protein homolog 1-A; translated protein: MKHSQSVAVLIFATVLFISWIASARACNKALCASDVSKCLIQELCQCRPVDGNCSCCKECMLCLGTLWDECCDCVGMCNPRNYSDTPPTSKSTVEELHEPIPSLFRALTEGETHLHWNIVSFPVSEELTYHENLVSFLESLDISPLQNISLPVNSPHVEVVTEKEPQCTVVYFNDCMSIHQCKNSCESMGASKYRWFHNACCECIGPDCIDYGNKVVKCMNCTF